From a single Calothrix sp. NIES-2098 genomic region:
- a CDS encoding glyoxalase/bleomycin resistance protein/dioxygenase, with protein sequence MLSSSCANSVLTPGVLRKVHHIALNVKDMQASRHFYGTILGLHELTGDEVPATLVELVAAGKVANFITPDGTILDLFGEPELSPPDPDPEKTFTRAYHLAFDIDPQFFDRAVAVIRDNQIAIAHGPVSRPTGRGVYFYDPDGFMIEIRCDPV encoded by the coding sequence ATGCTATCTAGTTCTTGTGCGAACAGCGTCTTAACTCCAGGTGTTCTACGCAAAGTACATCACATTGCGCTCAACGTTAAAGATATGCAAGCATCTCGACACTTTTATGGCACAATTCTCGGTTTGCACGAACTTACAGGCGATGAAGTCCCCGCAACCTTAGTTGAACTTGTCGCCGCAGGGAAGGTAGCTAACTTCATTACCCCTGATGGCACAATTTTAGATTTATTTGGCGAACCAGAATTATCACCACCAGATCCCGACCCAGAGAAGACTTTCACCAGAGCATATCACCTAGCTTTTGACATCGATCCGCAATTCTTCGATCGCGCAGTGGCAGTAATCAGAGACAATCAAATAGCGATCGCTCATGGCCCAGTCAGCCGTCCTACTGGTAGAGGTGTCTACTTCTACGATCCTGATGGTTTTATGATTGAGATTCGTTGCGATCCCGTTTAG